gacaaggaaaaaaaaggtaaaaaagtGATTGACTTTGAAAGATGTCAATTGCTGAGTTTGCTTTGAGTTCAGTTTTCGAAGAGAAGGGGCAATGGGAAGGGCAGCCGGGACATTGTTATGGTGAGCCAATCTTGATTTACCTCACTGTGGATGGCGCTGTAACCCCAATGCGCGTGTTGGAGTCTGATTCCATTGCTTCGGTGAAACTGAGAATTCAACAGTGGAAAGGCTTCGTGGTGAAAAAGCAGAAGTTGGTTTTCGGTGGCAGAGAGCTAGCTCGGAGTGGCACTCTTATCAAGGAGTATGGTGTCGCTGACGGTAATGTTCTTCACATGGTTCTTCGCCTCTCTGATCTTCTTTTCATTGTTGTGAGAACCGTTTCTGGGAAGGAGTTTGAGTTCCACATCGACAGACACCGAAATGTGGGTTATCTGAAACAacgcattaaaaaaaaaggggaaGGTTTCATTGATCTTGAGGATGATCAAGAGCTTTTCTGCAATGGTGAGAAGCTTGATGATCAGAGAGTCTTCCATGACATATGCAAGAGTGACGACGATGTGATTCATTTGATAATTAAGAAATCGGCCAAGATTAGGACCACTCCGATTCAGAAGGATTTGAAGCTCTCCGTGAAGGCACCAGGTGAAATAGTGAAACATAATAGGGACAAACATGTTCACATAGCAAATGTGCCACCTGACGTATGTTTCTGGTTGGAACCAATTATTCTGAATCCCAAgatcaatttttttcctttcctctGGGATATGATAAACTCCACATTTGAAGGTTTGAAGAGAGGAAACGATCCTATTAGGTCCTCTGAGGGCACTGGAGGGACTTACTTCATGCAAGATTCAACAGGTCAGGAGTATGTTTCTGTTTTTAAACCAATGGATGAGGAACCGATGGCTGTGAACAACCCAAGAGGTCTTCCAAGTTCAACCAATGGCGAAGGTTTGAAAATAGGGACAAAGGTTGGTGAAGGAGCCTTGAGGGAAGTTGCAGCATACTTGTTGGATCATCCAAAGAGTGGGCCACGTTTGTTATCAGGTGAAGAAGTAGGCTTTTCTGGTGTTCCCCCTACTGTTATGGTGCAGTGCCTACACAAAAAGTTTAACCACCCAAATGGGTTTTCTTGCTCCTCAAAAGATGTTAAGATCGGATCACTGCAGAAGTTCACTAGTAATGATGGTAACTGTGAGGACTTCGGACCCTGGGCTTTCCCAGTGGAGGAAGTGCATAAGATTACTGTGCTTGATATAAGATTGGCCAATGCAGACAGGCATGGTGGGAATATATTGATCAGAAAGGAAGCAGGTGGCAAGATAAAGCTCATTCCTATTGATCATGGCTATTGTCTACCAGATAAAGTAAGCATTTCTTTTTCCATACCAATCATCCAAAATCATGCTGAAATACCGGCAAATATGATTTTAGATTAATACTCACATGTTTAGTGCTGGATCGAGGAATTAATTCTGAGTCCCCAACATCAAATTTAAACTGAAACAACATCAAACACATCCCAATTCCACTTTTTTCTTctgtattttatgttttaattttgcatCCCTTTTGGCATCCACATTGCAGATCATATCCCATATGTGATTCTAATGCAGAGAAATTGTTTCCTTCTTGTGACATGATTAATTCATTGAAAGATATGGAGCTGTttgtaacttattttttatgcaAACTAGGTGTGTTGAATAACTGAAGTAATCGTTGCATTGATGCATAGTACTACTAAAGTTCACATTCTATGACTCAAGATTAGTCTGATATTGATTGAATATGGAGTAACTTGATTATTGTTTCTGCAGTTTGAAGATTGCACATTTGATTGGCTTTACTGGCCGCAAGCTCGTCAGCCTTACTCTCCTGAGAcaattgaatatataaattctCTGGATGCTGAAAAAGACTTGGaacttttaaaatgttatgGCTGGGATATGCCTCTTCAGTGTGCTAGAACACTTCGCATTTCCACAATGTTGCTGAAGAAAGGTGTTGAGAGAGGCCTTACTCCCTACGAAATAGGAAGCATAATGTGTCGGGAAAATTTGAACAAGGAATCTGTGATTGAACAGATTATTGGGGAAGCCCAAGATTCCTTGCATCCAGGCATGGAGGAACAAGAATTTCTTGAAGCCATCTCGCAAAGCATGGATTCCCACCTTGAGAAGCTTGCAAAGTAGACTCTCTTTTTCTGGGTTATAGGTGTATTCAGTGTATGAGTCCATTTTGTGATGGACTGCAGGTTGCATAAACTGTGATATGGTTTGATGTGTTCTAGACATAGGCCTCATCATCATGTTCTTGTCTATTTTTGGATGATTCTTTGAACTTTTTTTCAGGATTGTAATGTCGTGCTGAACATAAAGCAAGGGTCTAAATAAGATGTATTATACTAAGGGTTCATATATCAATAGTAGAACTGTACGAGCTGTGACAAAGAACTGAATCTGTCACATGTACATAATAAATGTTACACGTTAGGTGTCACCCCCTGAAAATGTAAAATCTTAGTAGGACTTGTCTCTATATGATAAGGGAACAAACAAAAACATGCAAGTATTGGaatgattgtataatttaaatcttaaacATAAAGCAGACAATTTTGTATGTGTTTTGAAGAACATTTAGagtctttcttttctcttgatGATTGTGTGGGGCTACGCATTGGCAACTTGGCATTATATGATATGACATTGATtcaagaagaaagtaaaaacgATTCTACTAGTAGtcaaaaaagtgaaaaagacaGTGACAACCATGTGGTCTGATTATGAGCATTGATTGTGCATAAGAAAGAAGAGACTCCAACGAAAGTTTTGGTTAAGAAATAGATGATTTCcagaataattatattaatttttttatcttgcataaataatttttaatttttataagaactttttaatttttgataatttaatttatcactTTTTTCTCTCACATAAACCACTCAAAATTAGTTGTTGCTTGGCGATTGGAATACAGAGATCTTTGGTTGGACATtgaagaaagggaagtagataGAAGTCTACTTGCTATTTCATTGAGAATGTCTTTTTTGTTGCTAATAACAAAATTCTGATAATTGTATCTCAACATGAACACGAGAAGGTTTTTGTAAATACATTACTTGTTATACTTAgtcattttttgttaatttatagtAAGTATTTGATGAAAGTATTCAACCAAaccaataatttaattttgtttgataacTTAGCTgttaaattaattgataaatttaaataaataatgtaaaagggTATGTGAATGTAAATTGTATTtcatagataaaatatattgtgctggttatattgttttttctttgttaatgtTAAAcccttgtttttaaaatattaaacagaaAACGGAATTGAAAATGtgacaattaaaataaatagtataacatttaatgagaaagtagaacattatttatatttattaaaataatgttaagaaaataataataataataatacggAAAATTTATTTACTAACATCTCTATTAGTCAAACAAGTTATTAGTTGGTTAAATCTACTTATAGTTATAACTGATCTctactttttctaattttaaaatattttaataaaatttcacctttaataataaattatttgttttaattttcaatacgtttaatcatatttttatgacatttcatatttatattacttaatttagCCACTGATTTGgttaaatttataagttttcttCACAATTTGTTAAACTTTCATTTAACTTaccaattattaattttaccatttattttcTGTATTGTTTTCTCTCGATTTTTatccctattttttttatcatattcaaTTAGGGagaaaatttttgttattatatgcAACATGGTGTGTGTTTTAACATGtttgtaaagtaaaaaaaaaaaaatctctcatTAAAccttaatcaaataataatttattaatcatGATCTAGTTACACTCTTAATGAAATGCAAAAGATAAATGTAAAatctaacaattttaattgattaaatcacTTACATAATCAATTAATCTAATaagttctaaaaaaatattgttaaggCATATTAATCTATTAAGTCATTAATAGAATGGattgattttgataattacttatttttttaaaaaaaaattttacatcttttctcgttttactttaatattttgaaattctaaaattaattgaacGTGTCTAAAAGAATTTTGagctttttatttttgaaaaaaaaaacatttttattcaaaaaaattgaaagattaaCGAAGTTTTCTTTTGATTCTAAGTTTTGATTGTAATACTTTTATAGAAgtgatatatttattgtatatttgttatgtaatttcatttaacatattactgtaattattttttttataagattacgTAATTGTGTGAAGTATAACGTATAATTTGAAACTTTTTATCTATTGagtgaaatttttaattaaagttgccAACAAACCTAGAcatagataatataaaaatatttgtattttttttgttaggtttaataggttcggaggtccttatatttggagatttgtttcaattaggtcctccaatttttgaagtgatcaattaggtccctaattttgtcaatttaaatcaataaaagcctttctgttaaatgcagttaacgccgtgaagtttttgaacatgtggcatgCTGACACTTTCAGATGACATCTTTTCAAGtacataggtggattataaaagggtgaaatccctaaattaaaagggtctatttgaaggtgaaatccctaaattaaaagggatttcacccttttacaatccacctatgcacttgaaacggtgccacctGAAAGCGTCaacgtgccacatgttcaaaaacttcacgacgTTAACTacatttaacggaaagacttttattgattcaaattgacaaaattagggacctaattgatcactttcaaaattggaggacccaattgaaacaaatctCCAAACATAGGGACCTCTGAACCtattaaatctttttcttattttaaatacttttttattttttttttgtgattgatttaaattttagtaataaatGTTAGAATAAtcttgttaattaattaaaaaaagttaattattttaaaacataaaagaaaactaatttttgaaaagaatCCATTAATTCCTTTTGATTGACAATATTAACTGGTCCTAATTTAACACTAAAGAGTCACATAcgtaattttattttgactaaTGTGGCTTTGTCTTTCCTTCTCAAATTTTCAAGGAGCTTATGTGAAGTGACTAAAATTAAATGTTAGCTGAATGCATGTCAGTTCAAATTGACTTTTGATACATCTAACACTGTATACAATCTCATTATTTATACAGAAAATAGAGTAtgctaaaagaattaaattagattctttcaaaaaaggaaaattatcgattttaaaataatagaataaaataaaaatagagtatGCAATATAAAAACACATGTTTACAATAAAGAATGACATTAGAGGAAAGTAATGTATAACAGCTAGCATTTTATCACGGAGCTCGATTGCCTGAATTATTTTGGTACAACTGGTCTCATTTGTCAAACCCAACATCTGACACTTTCAGACTTTGTAACCATCACCATACTGTTATAAAATtctctataataaaataataaaaaatattttacaatattttaacatgatttatgtattattatatcatatatttataataatatttataattattatagactgtaatgtaatttataatatttatgtattagAAACTGACGGGATTAAGAATTATCATGTGTTTACAAATGGTTTTGGTTAATTAAACcttgtttttaattatgtgaATCCGTGgttgataatatttaataaaatatatttcaattaatttaatttaatttaatttaatgtttttgttttaaatttgaaacagTAACCATGAAAACTTCTGACCGAAATTGCATAAAGACGGAGTTGTTGTAATTGAAAAGAATGTTAGTGCGGCAGAGGGACCACCGTCATTACTCCATGTAGTCCTCACTCCAACACAGTCAACAACACTCTTCACTacaagacaaaaatatatttatttttactaatattaCCTTTATTCGTTATTAATCAATGTTATAATTAAGTTGTttagaaaatgttattaaatgaaataaagttaattaatatttgaaaaaagtatgatttttgttttctataaaaagtaattaaattcaTGTTTTTGTCTATAAACCCTAGCTGGGTAAAAATTGGAACTTTAGGAAGGAGAGGTGGAAATACTAGTAATAGAGCActacaaaaattgaaaagcagTAAgcgatttttgttttttattttgcgacaatttattttatttttcttaaaccatgTGGGTTTGGTTTTGTCTCATCCTTAAATTATGCGAACACATCCACTTCCATATCCTTTTCCTGCTTCTTTCAACAACACACACTTCCACTCTGGCTATCCCTCCACCACCGCAGGCCGCGGCGGCCGGAGCTGCTCCGCCCCATGTCGCACCGAGGCCGAAACGGCCGCGTCCGCCGTCGGGGCGCACCAACCTCGCTTCCTGCGTGGTGGCCTCCATCTTCCTAATCTTCATCGTCATCGTCATCCTCATTGTGTACTACACCGTGTTCAAACCCCAGGACCCCAAGATCGCCGTCAACGCCGTCCAGCTCCCCTCTTTCTCCGTCGTTAACGGCACCGTCAACTTCACGTTCTCCCAATACGCCGCCGTCCGGAACCCCAACCGCGCCGCCTTCTCCCACTACGACAGCTCCCTCCAGCTCCTCTACTCCGGCAGCCAGGTCGGCTTCATGTTCATCCCGGCCGGCGAGATCGACGCCGGCCGAACGCAGTACATGGCCGCCACCTTCTCCGTCCAGTCCTTCCCCCTCTCCGCGCCCGCCAGGGTGGGGCCCACTCTGGCCAACGGCGACGGAGTGGGCTTCAACTATGGGCTTAGGATTGAGCCCACTATGGAAATCGAGTCGAAGTTGGAGATGGCGGGCCGCGTGAAAGTCTTACACTTCTTCACCCATCATGTTTACGCGAAAGCCGGTTGCAGGGTCGCCATTGCCGTAACCGATGGATCCGTGTTAGGTTTTCACtgttaattctttttttctttttctttttgcaactGTAGACTTCACCAGTaaattaactatataataatcACTCTAATTGTTAGTAGTAACCATGGCTTGAGGGTTAAAATTGTAAagacctttttttttcaattttgcttCCTCGAATTGCGGAAGTTTTGATGGAAGTGTGAATGGGTGTTTGCTTTATTGGGATAAGTTAAAGCATAAGTAAAGATGCAAAAAGTGAAGGAGAATGATTAGTTTGAAAGGAATTTGGAGAGAGAGAAGCTGTTTTCCTTTGGGTTTTGTGATGGTAATTAATTGTTAGTTAAGCAAAGTTGGATTCCATTGTTGATAGTGATACTAATTTGACTATTGGTGCGAAAATTGGAATGGTTTTGGTGAGAAAAAAAAGGGCATTCCTATATTTGTCTTGTTTGATAGCAAGTAATTCTATATTTCCCTTTATTTCGATGGAAACATCAATGTATTTTCGATAGTTTATGCGATTTTGACG
This genomic stretch from Vigna radiata var. radiata cultivar VC1973A chromosome 7, Vradiata_ver6, whole genome shotgun sequence harbors:
- the LOC106766953 gene encoding phosphatidylinositol 4-kinase gamma 4 translates to MSIAEFALSSVFEEKGQWEGQPGHCYGEPILIYLTVDGAVTPMRVLESDSIASVKLRIQQWKGFVVKKQKLVFGGRELARSGTLIKEYGVADGNVLHMVLRLSDLLFIVVRTVSGKEFEFHIDRHRNVGYLKQRIKKKGEGFIDLEDDQELFCNGEKLDDQRVFHDICKSDDDVIHLIIKKSAKIRTTPIQKDLKLSVKAPGEIVKHNRDKHVHIANVPPDVCFWLEPIILNPKINFFPFLWDMINSTFEGLKRGNDPIRSSEGTGGTYFMQDSTGQEYVSVFKPMDEEPMAVNNPRGLPSSTNGEGLKIGTKVGEGALREVAAYLLDHPKSGPRLLSGEEVGFSGVPPTVMVQCLHKKFNHPNGFSCSSKDVKIGSLQKFTSNDGNCEDFGPWAFPVEEVHKITVLDIRLANADRHGGNILIRKEAGGKIKLIPIDHGYCLPDKFEDCTFDWLYWPQARQPYSPETIEYINSLDAEKDLELLKCYGWDMPLQCARTLRISTMLLKKGVERGLTPYEIGSIMCRENLNKESVIEQIIGEAQDSLHPGMEEQEFLEAISQSMDSHLEKLAK
- the LOC106767456 gene encoding uncharacterized protein LOC106767456, with amino-acid sequence MWVWFCLILKLCEHIHFHILFLLLSTTHTSTLAIPPPPQAAAAGAAPPHVAPRPKRPRPPSGRTNLASCVVASIFLIFIVIVILIVYYTVFKPQDPKIAVNAVQLPSFSVVNGTVNFTFSQYAAVRNPNRAAFSHYDSSLQLLYSGSQVGFMFIPAGEIDAGRTQYMAATFSVQSFPLSAPARVGPTLANGDGVGFNYGLRIEPTMEIESKLEMAGRVKVLHFFTHHVYAKAGCRVAIAVTDGSVLGFHC